Proteins encoded by one window of Methanobacterium sp. CWC-01:
- a CDS encoding pseudomurein-binding repeat-containing protein, whose protein sequence is MGYGGDIIWRKILLAVCLLASLSWAGMAGASAADNETAPALTVNNSTMQQPAETEVNINQSTASSVNISTNDSTDTAENLTPDSSDEQLEAAAGTTKTLSTTTFTLSQIKDAANRVKSYIETSKRLPEYVTIGSSQVQMSDFLKLLTTALLQINSGKSTSITLETVNHAANPTENIKCGTITKAGYLDIAKRVNTFIDANGRLPNYVTSSLGKLRSESLVFMFSRVLSFHQTNNRLPSYVSVTPWVTSTTTDMAVPDSLKIYLAATTNCQVNNSQIQALAASITSGKTSSYAKAEALFNWVRDNIDYSFYYNTKNGAVGTLNAKTGNCVDTSHLLIALCRAVGIPARYQHGTCKFTSGTYGHVWAQIWVNGVWYNADATSSRNYFGEVNSWTLTTLKGTYASLPF, encoded by the coding sequence TTGGGATACGGAGGCGATATAATTTGGAGAAAAATACTTTTAGCAGTTTGCTTGCTGGCCAGTTTATCCTGGGCTGGTATGGCTGGCGCAAGTGCAGCAGACAATGAAACAGCCCCAGCATTGACTGTTAATAACAGTACCATGCAGCAACCAGCAGAAACCGAGGTCAATATCAACCAATCCACAGCGTCGTCCGTGAACATATCCACCAACGACTCTACAGATACAGCAGAAAACCTAACCCCTGATTCCAGTGATGAACAATTAGAAGCAGCAGCAGGGACCACTAAAACCCTTAGCACCACCACCTTCACCCTGAGCCAGATCAAAGACGCAGCGAACCGAGTCAAATCCTACATCGAAACCAGTAAAAGACTTCCAGAGTATGTGACCATCGGCAGCAGTCAGGTGCAGATGTCTGATTTTTTGAAACTTCTTACCACGGCACTGTTGCAGATAAACAGCGGGAAAAGCACCAGCATTACACTAGAAACAGTTAACCATGCAGCAAACCCCACTGAGAACATTAAATGCGGTACCATAACCAAGGCTGGATATTTAGATATTGCCAAACGGGTTAACACGTTTATAGATGCCAATGGCCGTTTACCAAACTACGTAACCAGTAGTCTTGGTAAATTAAGATCAGAATCCCTGGTCTTTATGTTTTCACGTGTACTCAGTTTCCACCAAACCAACAACCGTCTACCCAGCTATGTCTCAGTAACTCCCTGGGTAACATCCACCACCACCGACATGGCCGTGCCAGATTCACTGAAGATATACCTGGCCGCTACCACCAACTGTCAGGTTAACAATAGCCAAATCCAGGCCCTGGCAGCTTCCATTACCAGTGGCAAAACTTCCAGCTACGCTAAAGCCGAGGCCCTGTTTAACTGGGTGAGGGATAACATCGACTATTCTTTCTACTACAACACCAAAAATGGAGCAGTAGGAACCCTGAATGCCAAAACCGGGAACTGCGTGGATACCAGCCACCTGTTAATAGCCCTGTGCCGGGCGGTAGGAATCCCAGCTCGATATCAGCACGGAACCTGTAAGTTCACCAGCGGAACATATGGACACGTGTGGGCTCAGATCTGGGTGAACGGGGTATGGTACAACGCCGATGCAACCAGTTCCAGGAATTATTTCGGTGAGGTTAACAGCTGGACCCTAACCACACTGAAAGGCACCTACGCATCTCTGCCCTTTTAA
- a CDS encoding PepSY domain-containing protein: MMKKGIIALVAIVAAVGLVFAAYSDSENETSNDSASIQQPDNDHSSEKNSTDTTLISAAKAKKIAGKYIEEPGATAGTPELVTSGEKKIYIVPVIYNGEQVGEIEIDAVTGENLGGSGGAP; this comes from the coding sequence ATGATGAAAAAAGGAATAATTGCCCTGGTGGCCATTGTCGCCGCGGTGGGTCTGGTTTTCGCCGCCTACAGTGATTCTGAAAACGAGACCAGTAATGATTCAGCCAGTATACAGCAACCAGACAACGACCACTCCAGTGAAAAAAACAGTACCGATACCACCCTAATCTCAGCAGCCAAGGCTAAGAAAATCGCAGGAAAATACATTGAAGAACCAGGAGCAACAGCCGGCACCCCAGAACTGGTAACCTCAGGCGAGAAAAAGATCTACATAGTACCCGTTATCTATAACGGAGAACAGGTGGGAGAAATTGAAATAGACGCAGTGACCGGGGAAAACCTGGGAGGATCTGGAGGAGCACCCTGA
- a CDS encoding B12-binding domain-containing radical SAM protein: MKILFVEPPKEFWFLMGEYLPPPLGILQLAAFLEEKGDDWDLEVLDCQARQVRWNSLERQLESSDPDLVVVSGLSTCNAYNVLRTVSLVKKIDPEIKTVVGGQHFTALAQESLEQYPEIDFVIRGEGELTLLELARSLDRNKPLLKIQGLSYRHIDEVVHNPPRPLIQNLDDLPLPGYHFIEDQAHRYHFRMMANRQDGYAMVEASRGCQYTCTFCSQWNFWGGQLRTKSPARVADEMEHLLQEYGISFQWLTDDNLGLGTHTRQLCDELIKRGLSEDLKWFLQARSDAIIRNQEVLPRMRKAGNYWVMAGLERHDKATINSYHKGIKTEDSRQAMNLLKDHDIFAQATFITGDRSDSHQSMEKFREFVNYVDPDLAIFMILTPFPGTKLYETAQREGWLEDYNWANYDMIHAVMPTQHLNRDEVQEELYQCYRDYYGSIKRRVTGVFSKNQFKRMTYRYMASQGLLQSLRDLF, translated from the coding sequence ATGAAGATCCTGTTCGTGGAGCCGCCCAAGGAGTTCTGGTTTCTGATGGGCGAGTACCTGCCACCACCATTGGGTATACTGCAGTTAGCCGCCTTTCTAGAGGAGAAGGGTGATGACTGGGACCTGGAGGTGCTGGACTGCCAGGCTAGGCAGGTGAGGTGGAATAGTCTGGAGAGGCAGCTGGAATCATCCGATCCAGACCTGGTCGTGGTTAGTGGTCTGTCCACCTGTAACGCCTATAATGTCCTGCGTACCGTCTCCCTGGTTAAGAAGATTGACCCAGAGATAAAAACTGTGGTGGGAGGCCAGCACTTCACGGCCCTGGCCCAGGAGAGTCTGGAACAGTACCCGGAGATCGATTTTGTCATACGGGGTGAGGGGGAGTTAACCCTCCTGGAGTTGGCCCGAAGCCTGGACCGGAACAAACCACTACTAAAGATACAGGGATTATCCTATCGCCATATTGATGAAGTTGTACACAACCCTCCCCGTCCTTTGATACAGAACCTGGATGACTTGCCCCTGCCCGGGTACCATTTCATCGAGGACCAGGCCCACCGGTACCACTTCCGGATGATGGCCAACCGTCAGGACGGTTATGCCATGGTAGAGGCCTCCCGAGGTTGCCAGTACACTTGCACCTTCTGTTCCCAGTGGAACTTCTGGGGCGGGCAACTCCGGACTAAATCACCAGCGAGGGTGGCTGATGAAATGGAACACCTCCTCCAGGAATACGGGATCAGCTTCCAGTGGCTCACCGACGACAACCTGGGTCTGGGTACCCACACCCGACAGTTATGTGACGAGCTGATAAAGAGGGGACTTTCAGAGGATCTGAAGTGGTTCCTACAAGCACGCAGTGACGCCATTATAAGAAACCAGGAAGTGCTGCCTAGGATGCGGAAGGCAGGAAACTACTGGGTCATGGCTGGACTGGAACGTCATGACAAGGCCACCATCAACTCTTACCATAAGGGGATCAAGACCGAGGACTCCCGGCAGGCCATGAATCTTTTAAAAGACCATGACATCTTCGCCCAGGCCACCTTCATCACCGGGGACCGGAGTGACAGCCACCAGTCCATGGAGAAGTTCCGGGAATTCGTGAACTACGTGGACCCGGACCTGGCCATCTTCATGATACTGACCCCCTTCCCGGGTACCAAACTGTACGAGACTGCCCAGCGGGAGGGCTGGCTGGAGGATTACAACTGGGCCAACTACGACATGATCCATGCGGTGATGCCCACCCAACACCTCAACCGGGATGAGGTGCAGGAAGAGTTGTACCAGTGCTACCGCGACTACTACGGTAGTATTAAAAGACGCGTGACGGGAGTGTTTTCTAAAAATCAGTTTAAACGAATGACATATCGTTACATGGCTAGTCAGGGCTTATTACAATCTTTGAGGGATCTTTTTTGA
- a CDS encoding zinc-ribbon domain-containing protein, giving the protein MMVYCHNCGTKNEDDAEFCSKCGTPLKEGVDKRSWDKSHKRQRDECFGLPHGNIIGPLIIGVILILAGLSAIYGFEFWQYLWPALIVLIGILIIAGAIYKARSRD; this is encoded by the coding sequence ATGATGGTTTACTGCCACAACTGTGGAACCAAAAATGAGGATGATGCGGAATTCTGTTCTAAATGTGGGACTCCCTTAAAAGAGGGTGTAGATAAAAGATCCTGGGATAAATCACATAAACGCCAGAGGGATGAGTGTTTTGGACTACCACATGGTAACATTATCGGGCCACTGATTATTGGGGTTATTTTGATTCTAGCTGGGCTGTCTGCCATTTATGGATTTGAATTCTGGCAGTACCTCTGGCCAGCACTGATCGTACTCATCGGTATATTAATCATTGCCGGGGCCATATACAAAGCTCGAAGTAGAGATTGA
- a CDS encoding zinc ribbon domain-containing protein, translated as MGDSSYVTYCRLCNAKVPANSSFCTECGQNLMDSSGSDLTCASCGENLSDEYRFCPECGEKIKSIGTCPQCTARIPPGTRFCTGCGYDLGEDQPSPDEDKPTEDPDKTGFLKGLGGFRDKAKSSPKKTSQIKKERYLVCDTCRGYYQLQEGEEPEDFSDECECGGKLECRDSKE; from the coding sequence ATGGGAGATTCATCATACGTGACCTACTGCCGATTATGTAATGCCAAAGTACCGGCCAATTCCAGTTTCTGCACCGAATGCGGTCAAAACTTAATGGATAGTTCTGGCTCGGACCTGACCTGTGCCAGTTGCGGGGAAAATTTAAGCGATGAGTACCGGTTCTGCCCGGAGTGTGGGGAGAAGATAAAAAGCATTGGTACCTGCCCCCAGTGCACGGCCCGCATACCCCCAGGAACCCGCTTCTGCACCGGGTGTGGCTATGATCTGGGTGAAGACCAGCCATCCCCCGATGAGGATAAACCGACTGAAGATCCGGATAAAACTGGCTTCCTGAAGGGCCTGGGAGGCTTCCGGGATAAGGCCAAGAGCAGCCCGAAGAAAACTTCCCAGATAAAGAAGGAACGGTATCTGGTGTGTGACACCTGCCGGGGTTACTACCAGCTGCAGGAGGGTGAAGAGCCCGAGGACTTCTCGGATGAATGTGAGTGCGGGGGGAAACTGGAGTGCCGGGACTCCAAGGAGTAA
- a CDS encoding MBL fold metallo-hydrolase produces MDAIMTGLSFYGGLDEIGGNKIQVSSQDSSFFFDFGLAFSQANTYLSEFLQPRKANGILDFVALGLLPCLKGIYREDYLRHVGLHHTPQPAVDGVLISHSHVDHMSYVHHLREDIPLYLSEESYLILRALEETGAATFSEFLHLKKSFQLLPKVRGEGYTRKTIPVDREIHLTPPYQEFQVGDFQIQSAPVDHSLPGAAAYLAEDEDGMMVYTGDLRFHGRQPELTHQFVKKARKAQPTTLLCEGTRINSTGNTSEEDIQKKAEDVVNEFRGLVVVNYPVRDLDRLLTFYQVARNTDRQLVVSLKQAYILDLFQGRGYPELSEVLVYQPKRGWGMVSDDTYACQDDEWICSSDLDPELTRRDYRTWEREFLDQDYTINYRELQENPEDYIFRCDFFELKELIDIKPKNGIYLKSMTEPFDEQMEVNEDKVKSWLRLFNLPLLKGFHASGHANREEILDMIRKINPEEVYPIHTEGKEQFKVLEEDGIKVIYPTRI; encoded by the coding sequence ATGGATGCTATTATGACGGGGCTATCCTTCTACGGCGGCTTGGATGAGATCGGTGGCAACAAGATCCAGGTTTCATCCCAGGATTCATCCTTCTTTTTTGACTTTGGCCTGGCCTTCTCCCAGGCCAACACCTACCTATCCGAATTCTTACAGCCCCGTAAGGCCAACGGTATCCTGGACTTCGTGGCCCTGGGCCTGTTACCCTGCCTGAAGGGCATCTACCGGGAAGACTACTTAAGACACGTGGGCCTCCACCATACCCCCCAGCCGGCTGTGGATGGGGTGCTCATCAGCCACAGCCACGTGGACCACATGTCCTACGTGCACCATCTACGGGAAGACATCCCCTTATACCTCTCGGAGGAATCCTACCTCATACTGCGGGCCCTGGAGGAGACCGGAGCCGCTACCTTCTCCGAGTTTCTGCACCTTAAAAAATCTTTCCAGCTTCTGCCCAAGGTGAGGGGGGAGGGCTACACCCGCAAGACCATCCCCGTGGACCGGGAGATCCATCTAACCCCGCCCTATCAGGAGTTCCAGGTGGGTGACTTCCAGATTCAATCCGCCCCGGTGGACCATTCCCTGCCCGGGGCAGCGGCCTATCTGGCTGAAGACGAGGATGGTATGATGGTTTACACTGGGGATCTGCGCTTCCACGGTCGTCAACCTGAGTTAACTCATCAGTTCGTGAAAAAGGCCCGTAAGGCCCAGCCCACCACACTGCTCTGTGAGGGGACCCGTATAAACAGCACCGGCAATACCAGTGAGGAAGATATCCAGAAGAAGGCGGAGGATGTGGTAAACGAGTTCCGGGGACTGGTGGTGGTTAACTACCCGGTGCGGGATCTGGACCGGCTTTTAACCTTCTATCAGGTGGCCCGTAACACCGACCGACAGCTGGTGGTGAGCCTTAAACAGGCCTACATCCTGGATCTCTTCCAGGGCCGGGGTTACCCTGAACTTTCAGAGGTGCTGGTCTACCAGCCCAAGAGGGGCTGGGGAATGGTCAGTGATGACACTTATGCCTGTCAGGATGATGAGTGGATTTGTAGCAGTGACTTGGACCCGGAGCTTACGAGACGGGATTACAGGACCTGGGAGCGGGAGTTTCTGGACCAGGATTACACTATAAACTACCGGGAACTACAGGAGAATCCGGAGGACTACATCTTCCGCTGCGACTTTTTCGAATTAAAGGAGTTAATCGATATTAAACCGAAAAACGGTATTTACCTCAAATCCATGACCGAACCCTTCGATGAACAGATGGAGGTCAACGAGGACAAGGTAAAAAGCTGGCTTAGACTGTTCAACCTGCCCTTACTCAAGGGCTTCCATGCCTCAGGCCATGCCAATAGGGAGGAGATCCTGGACATGATCCGAAAGATAAACCCGGAGGAGGTGTACCCCATCCACACCGAGGGCAAGGAACAGTTCAAAGTCTTGGAAGAAGATGGGATAAAGGTTATCTACCCCACCAGAATTTAA
- a CDS encoding nitroreductase family protein yields the protein MNSEDLYQAVFRRKSVRNYDSSTLSLETLQEIENSILKLTPLYPDIKTEFRIVPGELIKTRMMKSSPHYLLAFSEKKEGHRVNVGFMLQQMDLYLSGRGVGTCWQGIPQPKKEALATSSLDYQILLTMGKPQEALHRGSIQEFRRKSLREITDIPDVEELLEPVRLAPSSTNSQPWYITGSAELMHFYCRQPNRLKALFVGKFNQIDMGIALYHLNLSAEHFGKKVEFFKDDVAAQSGPSGYYYVESVRLEG from the coding sequence ATGAACTCTGAAGATCTGTACCAGGCCGTATTCCGGCGAAAATCAGTACGAAACTACGATTCCAGCACCCTATCCCTAGAGACCCTGCAGGAGATTGAAAACAGTATTTTGAAACTCACACCCCTTTATCCTGACATTAAAACCGAATTTAGAATAGTGCCCGGGGAGCTGATTAAGACTCGGATGATGAAAAGCTCCCCCCACTACCTCCTGGCCTTCTCCGAGAAGAAGGAGGGCCACCGGGTGAATGTGGGCTTCATGCTGCAGCAGATGGACCTGTACCTCTCCGGGCGGGGTGTCGGCACCTGCTGGCAGGGCATCCCCCAGCCCAAAAAGGAAGCCCTGGCCACATCTTCCCTTGATTACCAGATTCTGCTCACCATGGGCAAACCCCAGGAAGCCCTGCACCGGGGGAGTATTCAGGAGTTTAGAAGGAAATCATTAAGGGAGATAACTGACATCCCGGATGTAGAGGAACTCCTGGAGCCGGTCCGACTGGCCCCCTCCTCTACCAACAGCCAGCCCTGGTACATCACCGGATCAGCGGAGTTGATGCACTTCTACTGCCGCCAGCCCAACCGCCTGAAGGCCCTCTTTGTGGGGAAGTTTAACCAGATTGATATGGGCATTGCCCTGTACCATTTGAATCTATCTGCAGAGCATTTCGGGAAGAAGGTGGAGTTTTTCAAGGATGACGTGGCGGCTCAGAGTGGGCCCAGTGGGTATTACTATGTGGAGTCGGTGAGGTTGGAGGGTTGA
- a CDS encoding DEAD/DEAH box helicase, translating to MITWEEYQELAGDLLDRNIGREDNPAQHEAIKAPASESQFLVAGPGSGKTTVMVLKILKYIFVDDIVPEAIMATTFTRKAAAQLNSRIINWGNKIKDSLLEQATYEKQHPHLQGLELDRIITGTLDSLAQELLGGILVLEEQATRSILMQKLIQADLQRHPDLLNYLKVLGNQQGTLNLTGMCDLLLEFKDRIYHDQVDLAAFQEGSEHPGARLALNCLKEYQEDLKNRQLYDFARLEAAFLGKLHRGDIPLEGLKVVLVDEYQDTNLLQESIYFQLAREAVKNGGNITVVGDDDQSLYRFRGATVDLFTQYQRRIKGALDVDARVIHLSQNYRSTPQIVNFCNTFLEVDEDYQYARVTSKPSIQATRRGNHYPVLGMFRRDRKTLARDLARFISQALYGEGYHCPEFTIKLDKKDSSLLMASPLEYTTHSARRFPHYLRHFLEEEGLEVYNPRGESLERAHSTELLAGLVLECLDPDRSVENSLDRLPSKARSSFHQWRKTARKSSILEKVQEEWPGNQELHLLELWYDLLSYTHNEDGEECLRAEALTRTIEQASHFAHYQGRVVLGEEASIQEVYWNLLVPLATGAIEVDEMLLNQRPAPPNRVNIMSIHQAKGLEFPLVVVDVGSDYSRIHRSHAYKRFPLDGDRASHLEDQLRAYSPLGEPARTSRDRAFDDLIRQYYVAFSRPQDLLLLIGLLPVKDGYRVDKERFYIPNVATGWDREARWPWRGLDNLFLI from the coding sequence ATGATCACCTGGGAAGAGTATCAAGAGCTGGCTGGAGATCTTCTGGACCGGAATATTGGGAGGGAAGATAATCCCGCCCAGCATGAGGCCATAAAGGCCCCGGCCAGTGAGTCCCAGTTTCTGGTGGCGGGTCCCGGTAGTGGAAAGACCACCGTGATGGTGCTGAAGATCCTCAAGTACATATTTGTGGATGACATAGTCCCTGAAGCCATCATGGCCACCACCTTCACCAGAAAGGCAGCTGCCCAGTTAAACTCCCGGATAATTAACTGGGGAAACAAAATAAAAGACTCTCTTCTTGAACAGGCCACCTATGAAAAACAGCACCCCCATCTGCAGGGTCTGGAACTGGATAGGATCATAACCGGCACCCTGGACAGCCTGGCCCAGGAACTCCTGGGAGGCATCCTGGTCCTGGAGGAGCAGGCCACCCGGTCCATCCTGATGCAGAAACTGATCCAGGCTGATCTGCAACGTCATCCTGATCTATTAAACTACCTGAAAGTACTGGGCAACCAGCAGGGTACCCTGAACCTGACTGGAATGTGCGACCTCCTCCTGGAGTTTAAGGACCGCATCTACCATGACCAGGTGGACCTGGCCGCCTTCCAGGAGGGTTCAGAACACCCCGGTGCCAGGCTGGCCCTGAATTGTCTAAAGGAGTACCAGGAAGATCTCAAGAATAGACAGCTTTACGATTTCGCCCGTCTGGAGGCTGCCTTTCTAGGTAAGTTGCACAGGGGAGACATCCCCCTGGAGGGTCTTAAAGTGGTACTGGTGGATGAGTACCAGGACACCAACCTCCTCCAGGAGAGCATCTACTTCCAACTGGCCAGGGAAGCCGTGAAAAATGGGGGTAACATCACCGTGGTAGGGGATGATGACCAGTCCCTGTACCGCTTCCGGGGAGCCACGGTGGATCTGTTCACCCAGTACCAGAGGCGGATCAAAGGGGCCCTGGATGTGGATGCCCGGGTCATCCACCTTTCCCAGAACTACCGTTCCACCCCCCAGATCGTGAATTTTTGCAACACCTTCCTGGAGGTGGATGAGGATTACCAGTATGCCCGGGTTACCAGTAAACCCAGCATCCAGGCCACCCGTAGGGGTAATCATTACCCGGTTCTGGGCATGTTTCGCCGGGATCGTAAAACCCTGGCCCGGGACCTGGCCCGCTTCATAAGCCAGGCCCTCTACGGGGAGGGCTACCACTGCCCGGAATTCACCATAAAACTGGATAAAAAGGATAGCTCTTTGCTGATGGCCAGTCCCCTGGAGTACACCACCCACAGTGCCCGGCGCTTCCCCCACTACCTGCGTCACTTCCTGGAAGAGGAGGGCCTGGAGGTCTACAACCCCCGGGGGGAGAGCCTGGAACGGGCCCATTCCACGGAACTACTGGCGGGCCTGGTTTTAGAATGTCTGGACCCGGATCGGTCTGTGGAAAACTCCCTGGACCGCCTGCCCAGCAAGGCCCGGAGCAGCTTCCACCAGTGGAGGAAAACCGCTCGGAAGAGCAGCATACTGGAGAAAGTGCAAGAAGAGTGGCCGGGTAACCAGGAACTACACCTCCTGGAATTGTGGTACGATCTTTTAAGTTACACCCATAATGAGGATGGAGAGGAGTGTCTGCGGGCGGAGGCCTTAACCCGGACCATTGAACAGGCCTCTCACTTTGCCCATTACCAGGGTCGGGTGGTGCTAGGGGAGGAGGCATCCATCCAGGAAGTGTACTGGAACCTGCTGGTCCCCCTGGCCACCGGGGCCATCGAAGTGGATGAGATGCTCCTTAACCAGCGACCTGCTCCCCCCAACCGGGTCAACATCATGAGCATCCACCAAGCCAAGGGACTGGAGTTCCCCCTGGTGGTGGTGGATGTGGGTTCCGACTACAGCCGGATACACCGCTCCCATGCCTACAAGCGCTTCCCACTGGATGGGGACCGGGCCTCCCATTTGGAAGACCAGCTGCGGGCCTACTCACCCCTGGGTGAACCAGCCCGTACCAGCCGGGACCGGGCCTTCGATGATCTCATACGCCAGTACTACGTAGCCTTCAGCAGGCCACAGGACCTTCTTCTATTAATTGGACTCTTACCAGTTAAAGACGGTTATCGAGTGGATAAAGAACGTTTTTACATTCCCAACGTGGCTACTGGCTGGGATCGGGAGGCCCGGTGGCC